The following proteins are co-located in the Dyadobacter chenwenxiniae genome:
- a CDS encoding LytR/AlgR family response regulator transcription factor, whose translation MRTLIVDDERLARNELKRLLEPYTRIDIVGEAANAEEALVMIEELQPELLFLDIQMPGKNGFELLSSIEGKSPEVIFTTAYDEYAIKAFEFNALDYLLKPIDSERLKDTIHRIEENQAQPETPTQTHERAEKVLGENDQVFVKDGEKCWFVKLGKIRLFESMGNYVRLHFDDQKPLVLKSLNNLEERLEPNTYFRANRKHIINLHWIEKIEPWFSGGLLVTLQGGDKIEISRRQAIRFKELMSL comes from the coding sequence ATGAGGACTCTTATTGTCGACGACGAACGCCTTGCAAGAAACGAATTGAAAAGATTACTGGAACCTTATACCAGAATTGACATTGTAGGGGAAGCGGCCAATGCAGAGGAAGCGTTGGTTATGATCGAAGAATTGCAGCCTGAATTGTTGTTTCTGGACATTCAGATGCCGGGTAAAAATGGGTTCGAGCTGCTCTCTTCCATCGAAGGTAAAAGCCCGGAAGTGATTTTCACGACTGCCTATGACGAATATGCAATCAAAGCATTTGAATTTAATGCATTGGATTATCTTTTAAAACCTATTGATTCGGAGCGGTTAAAAGACACCATTCACCGCATTGAAGAAAACCAGGCCCAACCGGAAACGCCGACTCAGACACACGAACGTGCGGAAAAAGTACTGGGCGAGAACGATCAGGTTTTTGTAAAAGACGGTGAAAAATGCTGGTTTGTTAAACTGGGCAAAATTCGTCTTTTTGAGTCAATGGGCAATTACGTCCGTCTGCACTTTGATGATCAAAAGCCTTTGGTCCTGAAATCTTTAAACAATCTCGAAGAACGTCTTGAACCCAACACTTATTTCCGGGCCAACCGCAAACACATTATAAACCTGCATTGGATCGAAAAAATTGAACCTTGGTTTAGCGGCGGTTTGCTGGTAACGCTGCAAGGCGGTGACAAGATCGAAATCTCGCGTCGTCAGGCCATCCGGTTTAAAGAACTGATGAGTTTGTAA